In Musa acuminata AAA Group cultivar baxijiao chromosome BXJ2-10, Cavendish_Baxijiao_AAA, whole genome shotgun sequence, a genomic segment contains:
- the LOC104000386 gene encoding uncharacterized protein LOC104000386, with translation MATLSSPHNLSSSIASSASPPPPPPLQFPLLSSPSVLPSLIDRSSSHGVRLSSPSSSRRWASLRRRPRVRTSALLYGGGRPVDTQTFIVTATVLAAVALSLFLGLKGDPVPCERCGGNGGTKCVFCNDGKMKQETGLVDCRVCKGAGLILCKKCGGSGYSRRL, from the exons ATGGCGACTCTCTCTTCCCCACATAATTTATCCTCCTCCATCGCTTCTTCTGcttctccaccacctcctcctccactccagtttcctcttctctcctctccGTCTGTCCTCCCAAGTCTGATCGACAGATCATCATCCCATGGCGTAAGGCTTTCGTCCCCTTCTTCCTCCCGGAGGTGGGCGAGCTTACGCCGGAGGCCCCGCGTTCGTACCTCCGCCTTGCTCTACGGCGGCGGAAGGCCAGTAGACACCCAGACGTTTATCGTCACTGCCACTGTCCTCGCCGCCGTCGCACTTTCCCTCTTTCTCGGTCTCAAG GGTGATCCGGTGCCATGCGAGAGGTGTGGCGGTAACG GTGGCACAAAGTGCGTTTTCTGTAACGACGGTAAAATGAAGCAGGAAACCGGTCTAGTCGACTGTCGGGTGTGCAAGGGTGCAG GGCTGATACTCTGCAAAAAATGTGGGGGTTCTGGATATTCAAGGCGCTTGTGA